In Acidobacteriota bacterium, the sequence ACGCCAATATCGAAAATCATCAACATCTGGTCTGTCGCGTCTGTGGCAGTCTCGCGGATGTCACTTTGCCGTCGCTTACCAAAAGCAAACTCCCGGAAGTTCAGGGGTTCACCATCGAAGAGGTAGATGTTCGCCTCGTCGGACTTTGCAAGGATTGCGCGAAGGCAAAGCCCAAAGCGCGATTGAAATCGCTTCGCAATTAATCTTTAAAAATTTCACAAAAGGAATGGAGAAAAAAATGGCTGACTTAAAAGGATCGAAAACTCATGATAATTTGAAAGCCGCCTTTGCCGGCGAATCAATGGCTAATCGTCGTTATCTGTATTTCGCCAAAGTTGCGGACATCGAAGGCTACCCGGAAGTTGCCGGAAATTTCCGCGATACCGCCGAAGGTGAAACCGGACATGCTCATGGTCATATGGATTATTTGAAATCCGTAGGCGACCCGGCGACCGATTTGCCGTTTGGCGATACAGTTGCCAATTTGCAATCGGCAGTGCACGGCGAAACCCACGAATACACGGATATGTATCCGGGAATGGCGAAGACCGCGCGCGAAGAAGGTTTTGCGGAAATCGCCGACTGGTTTGAAACGCTTGCCAAAGCCGAAAAATCGCACGCCGGTCGGTTCAGCAATTTGCTGCAATCGATCAGCTAATTCAGCGAAAGCCGCTTTACCGGAAAGACGCAAAGGCGCGAAGATTCCCTGATTTTTTGTGTTTCTTTGCGCCTTCGCGCCTTTGTGGCAAATGGTTGAAATCATCATTCTCAAAATTGTGCTACCGGTTGTTGAGAGACGGTCTGTGATTGCTTAACAACGGCATATAAAAATTGCTGAGATAACGAATCGTTAATTAAAAATCAAAATTAGAGTTAAACGCAATGGAAAAGAATATTGCTTACAAACCGAGCGAAGGGCTGAGTTATGACCCGACGGAAGCGAAATATTGGGACGCCAGTTTTCTCAATATGGAAGTCGAGCGCACTTTTGAAATCTGTCACGGCTGCCGTATGTGTTTTAAATATTGCGACAGTTTCCCGACTCTCTTCGCGCTGCTTGATGAAAAATATGACGGGGAGGTGCGCCGCGTCACCGCAAGCGATACCGAAGCGATTATGGATGCCTGTTTTCAATGCAAGCTTTGCGAAGTGCAGTGCCCGTACACGGAACGCGAAGGTCACGAATTCAAACTCAACTTTCCCAAACTGGTTCATCGTTATAAAGCGCAACGCACACGCCGCCAGGGTTTGAAGCTCAGAGAAAAAATACTGGGCGACCCGGATCAAGCGGGAAAACTTGCGCGCATCACCCCGGCGATTGCCAACGCCGCCAATCGCGTGCGCATTCATCGCATCTTTATGGAGAAGGTCATCGGCATTCACCGCGACAAACTGTTGCCGAATTTTGCTTCGAGCACCTTTGAAAAATGGGCGAAAGAGACCGGCAGAATAAAAGAAGTGGGCGGTGAGGCAGTGCTTTTTCAAACCTGTTATGTGCAAAACAACGAACCGCAAATCGGGCGCGATACCATTGCGGTGCTGGAAAAAAATCAGGTGGATATTCGTTGCACAGCCGGTTTGCATTGTTGTGGAATGCCTGCCTGGGAAAGCGGCGATATTGACCTGTTGAAAAAACAGGCGAAAGCCAACTTGAAAATCTTAACCCCGTTTGTTGAAAAAGGCGCAAAAGTCTTAGCCATCAATCCGACCTGTTCGATGATGCTCCGTCGCGAATACCCGACACTTGTGGACATTGAAGATCGTGAGGATGCGGAAAAAGTTGCCGAGGCGACAATGGACCCAAGCGAATACCTCTGGTCGATTCGCAACGAACCGCGCTTTAACACCGAGTTCAAGAGTTCGCCGGGCGCGAAAGTTTCTTATCACGCGCCCTGTCATTTGCGCGCGCAGTTTGTCGGCTTCAAGGGTCGCGATTTGCTCAGGAAAATTCCCGGCGTGGTTCCGTCAACTACGATGGAGTGTTGCGGACACGATGGCACTTACGCGATGAAGGTCGAAGGCTTTGAAACTTCGATTCGCGTCGGCAAAAAAGCTTTTGACGGAATGAAGGATGCAAACGCGGAAATCTGGGCAACCGATTGTCCGCTTGCGGCTTTGCAATTCGAGCAGCACGCGGGCGTGCGCCCCATGCACCCGATGAGCATATTGGCGCGCGCCTATCGTGAAGATGGATTTACGCAAACAGAAAATGAGAAGAAGGAGGAATCGTAAGCAGTGAAAGCAGTAGAACGCAGTGAAATCCTCGATTACGTCACTTATGAAGAGGGGCGCGATCAATTCAGAGAAAAAGTTTTAATGACCAAGCTTCCCAGACGTGTGCATGTCGGCGAACATTTCACGCTGTTATTTGAAAATCATTTGACCGTGCAGTATCAGATTCAAGAGATGGTGCGCACCGAACGCATCGTCAAGGAAGCCGACATTCGTCACGAAATCGATACCTACAATGAATTGCTCGGCACGGACGGCGAACTTGGTTGCACGTTGCTCATTGAAATTGATGACCCGCAGGTTCGCGCCGTGAAATTGCGCGAGTGGTGGCATCTGCCTGAAAAAATTTATGTCACTTTGGAAGACGGTTCGCGCGTCTGGGCGACATTTGATGAACGCCAACGCGGCAAAGAACAGGTGAGTTCCGTGCAGTTTTTAAAATTCAATACCAAGGGGCAGGTGCCAGTCGCGGTCGGCGTTGATTTGCCGGAACTGAGCGCAGAAACCCCATTGACTGATGAACAACGAAAGGCTTTGCAGGAAGATTTAGCGGCGTAAGACATAGCCGCATAACCCAAGTTGCTCGTTCAATGAACGAGCAACTTGGATTACTTAAAAATTAAAAGGGCTGGTGATAATCGCCAGCCCTTTTTGTTGAAAACTTTAAATGCCGAATTACTTCTTGCCGCGAGCAGCAGCTTTTGAAGCTTTGAGCGGGTTCTTGGTCCCGTCGGCGCTGCGTTGCGCGTCGAGATATTTCTGGTGTGCCGCGCAATCGTGTTCGGCGGCTCGCTCTTTCCAGTAAGCATCCACATCCAACCCCTGAGAAATGAATCCGACGAGGGTAAATGCCGCCGCGCATTTCGGGCAAGTCAAACGCACCGCGCGTCCGCCTCTTGATCTCTTTGACATTAGCCTTGCACTCCTTTCGCTAAATCTTCGTCATGAAGACGATTTTTCGTTAAATTGAATATGACAGATTGCCAGAAACTTTGCGGGTCTGTCAATAATTTCAAAAACAGCATTGATATGTCGCCTGAACTATCGGCACATAGATTACTGCGGTGGACGATTGCGACGCGGGAACGGGCGATTCTTTCTGATGTCCGGGCGGGCGGGTTCATCCGGGTCGGGTTGCATTCTGCCGGGTCGCATCGGCATGGCGCTCAGGGTTGCGTTGACGAGTTTGCCACCGGCGGGAACGACGCCGTTGTAAACCATGCCTGCGCCTTTAACCAGCACGGTCACGGTACTGCCAACCGGCAAATCACAAACTTTGCTGCCGCCGTTTGGTCCCGTGCGTTTCGGTTGCTGCCCTGCGGAAGTCGAAAAAACCACCGGCACACCGGCT encodes:
- a CDS encoding rubrerythrin family protein, with the translated sequence MADLKGSKTHDNLKAAFAGESMANRRYLYFAKVADIEGYPEVAGNFRDTAEGETGHAHGHMDYLKSVGDPATDLPFGDTVANLQSAVHGETHEYTDMYPGMAKTAREEGFAEIADWFETLAKAEKSHAGRFSNLLQSIS
- a CDS encoding heterodisulfide reductase-related iron-sulfur binding cluster → MEKNIAYKPSEGLSYDPTEAKYWDASFLNMEVERTFEICHGCRMCFKYCDSFPTLFALLDEKYDGEVRRVTASDTEAIMDACFQCKLCEVQCPYTEREGHEFKLNFPKLVHRYKAQRTRRQGLKLREKILGDPDQAGKLARITPAIANAANRVRIHRIFMEKVIGIHRDKLLPNFASSTFEKWAKETGRIKEVGGEAVLFQTCYVQNNEPQIGRDTIAVLEKNQVDIRCTAGLHCCGMPAWESGDIDLLKKQAKANLKILTPFVEKGAKVLAINPTCSMMLRREYPTLVDIEDREDAEKVAEATMDPSEYLWSIRNEPRFNTEFKSSPGAKVSYHAPCHLRAQFVGFKGRDLLRKIPGVVPSTTMECCGHDGTYAMKVEGFETSIRVGKKAFDGMKDANAEIWATDCPLAALQFEQHAGVRPMHPMSILARAYREDGFTQTENEKKEES
- a CDS encoding DUF3501 family protein, giving the protein MKAVERSEILDYVTYEEGRDQFREKVLMTKLPRRVHVGEHFTLLFENHLTVQYQIQEMVRTERIVKEADIRHEIDTYNELLGTDGELGCTLLIEIDDPQVRAVKLREWWHLPEKIYVTLEDGSRVWATFDERQRGKEQVSSVQFLKFNTKGQVPVAVGVDLPELSAETPLTDEQRKALQEDLAA